Genomic window (Kwoniella botswanensis chromosome 1, complete sequence):
GCGTATTTTTAGTTGCCAAGGAAGATGGACCTTATATTTCGATCCCGGTGTATCACTCCTCATCACCTGCATCATATTCTCATCGGCCTTACCACTCTGTAAATCCGCTTCCTACATTCTTTTACAAGGTGTTCCTTCGCATGTATCCCTCGAAGCAGTTCGAAAATCAATCGTCGATGTCGAAGGTGTCGATTCAGTACATGAATTACATATTTGGCAATTATCCGAATCGACCGTCGTAGCTTCCGTTCACGTTATGATTGTCTCCGGACAAGATTATATGGACGTTGCTACTAGAATCAGGCAGAGGATGCACGGCCATGGAATTCATAGTGTTACTATCCAACCTGAGTGAGTAGAGTGTGTAGACAGGTCAGGTCTGTGCTTGAGACGGTGCTGATAAATATGTGATTGATTTGCTTAGGTTCTAcgcagatgaagaagctctATCTGCTAATGTAAGTCGATGTGTCATCCGCTTGATTGAACGATGCTGATTGTGTTTGGCGATTTAGGGCGAAGCATGTCTGATCCGATGCCCTCCCGATCAATGCCAGGGCGATACATGTTGTCCACCCATCTCTTCGAAATTGGATGACGACTCGCCTTCTCATGGGGATGATCATGaccatgatcatgatcacGACCACGACCACGACCACGACCATTAAAGTGGATAAAAAGTTACACGATGTCAGTATGTTTGGGTCACTCAGTCAAATATGCTAGATATCAGCTCGTGACAGAGAAATCTAGTAGCATTTAGGATATAATAGAACAGATTTTTTAAGTATAATTTTGGTATACCCCCTTTTTAACACATCGTTCGAAGGATATACCCCACTTTAGGAGAACATGTCTTAGATATACATCATGTATTGGTATGTATGAGATATCATGCGGATAGTACGATGCTTGTGTTCAATGCTCGGGACATCCACATCTCAGTGAGCATGTCAAGTTCAACGAATTATGAAACGTTTGGCTTGTAgggaaaggatgaaaggataGTTGCACAGCATGATCGCATGCCCACAATCTGTCTCGTCTCTTtgcttctctcttctctcttcttcgctttttATCTTGGCAGAACGATGCGTCCTCAAGGTATATAATTAAGACAACTACTCACGTCGCAATTGTCTAGATTcaggagaagggatggtacAGAGTCTCGATTCTCGAACGAGTAAGATCTCAGGTCATCCTTTTTTGTCCACCTCGGTCAGCTTCAGAAAGGACATGAAGGACAACTGGTCATGACTCATTGAATATCCTGCTCGAACGAGATGCaaaggtataaataccaTCGGCATTCGGCTGACTGGTGTCTCGATTATACCAATAATACATATCCCACAGAATACTTCATGTTACGCAGATACTGTTGTTACTAGCTTGATCATCATGGCCGAAGACCTACAACAAGAACAGTCCACTACGGACTTCCAATCAACCcaaggtgaaaagaaggtTCTAACCCGATGGATGACTCTTGATGTGTTTACAGCTAGGAGCACTTCAGCGACTGATGAAGCAGAGCGTAAGAGGTTTGATAATAGTAAGAATTCCACTACGGCTACCATGAACAATGGAAGTACGACTACTTCTACCACCCAAGGTCGAGGTCAAGCTTCGTGAGTCTCTTATCACCAGGTTAATAACACGATAGGATAGAAAAGGCTGCGACTTACTGTGCATCTTGATCGCGTTGACCTTGCAGTgacagagaagaaaagaaagaagatcagacATTCGAGTTTAATGTCACTTACTATTGAGCGATGAGTTGCAAGTGTCGAAATACAATCATTAGATATGTGGTGTAGTCTGGGGTCTTCAGTAGCACAGTATCTGAACGGTCGAGGGTAGTGCAGCATGCATTCGTAGTCGATGTTGCATGCCATGTTCGCGATTTCATGCAATTCTACAGCTATAGCAAGAAGAGGCTTAAGGCTGGTGCTGTAAGTGTCAACAGTACTTGATCGCGCTACCCTCTAGCGCATATACATCAGTACATCAAGCTGTTGGTTACTGTACAGAATTGTGAGCAGGGAAGATATGCCGGTAGAGATCGGCAAGATGAGGCGACATGAGCCTCGCTTCTTGACTCGATCTTATATGCCTGCCACTTGCCAAGGAAGTTATACAATGATACATCCCCACCTCAGAAGCAGTACACGGGTGTTTGACAGGCTGATCATGGAGCCTCAAAGGATATTTCAAGCTTCAACCGAGCCATCTAGATGTGAAACCTTGTTGGTATCATAATCAAGCTTGACACAAAACCTTGTAATGATCATTCTGTAATTGGTCACAGCCCCTTAAATCCTCGAGAAGACATACAGTAGGGATACAAGAAGCCTCTTGAGAAGCTCTCAGCTAGCGAAACGTGTAGAGAAAGCGTCGTTCCTGTCTTTGTTTGACACGTCATACGAACTTCACGGTATACCTTGAAAGGATCAcaatatccttcttcgcAAAAGGTACTTTGTCAATTCTCAACCCGAGACTAAAAACAGGGTATATTTCACTTGGCTCCAAAAGCATTTCGAActacttcaccatctttcatatCACTTTTTCCCGTTTCTTCGCCATCCCTACAGTGGTGACCAGATTACTGCACTATAAGACGAATCTCTCTGTCTACTATCAAGGTTTTTTTAAACATCAATACTAGACTGTAGAAACGATGTCCGACTCCAGTCGATCGGGTTTCAAAAGCCTGTACGCTTCACTTTCGCATGCCCATCACACGGCCTACATATAGCCCCCCAGCCAGGCGTCGATGCAGCTGACATCGAAGCATTCTCTCTTACAGTTATAACAGGATTCGTCATCCTCGATCCTACAAATCCCATGACAGCTCGAGTGGCGATAGGAACTCTTCTCAGCCCAAAACAGTCCGCACTGGCGCTTACATCGCTACGAGAAGCGATAGGAGCACTGGTGATCGACCTCGGACGTCGTATGGGCCCATGGGAGTGGCAGCGACAAGAGACGCGCTAGCCGGCACCAATGCAACGACCCATACTGTCCCTTGTGAAGAAGACGCTGACAGAAGGAGACGGGAAGCAGCCTTGTCTCCTGGTCTCCTCGCCGGGGCAGCTTCCGTTGGCGAAGATCAACTTTCCACAACTCCAGCTGGAACAGAAGATTGTACTGATAAAGGCGATTCATACAATCATGGAGATACTCACAATGCTGAAGCCACGTATGGCATCGGTCACTACGGTATAAACATCAACCACCCCACCACCTGCAGCGGTGTCGGTGTCGGTAGCCATCATGACTTCTCACTCGAAGGCCATCATGACTACTCTGGaggaggcggtggtggtgtcTACTCGGGAGGGCATAGTAGCCACCATGGAGGAGGTCATGATAGTGGGAGTCACTCGGGAGGCGGTTTTGAtggcggaggaggaggtttcTGAAGGGCCGCCTTCTGCAGATTAGTAGATGGTCATCCTTCGACGGCAAGGTTTGTGAACATTGTTATGCTGGCGTCGAATCTCATGCATGTTCTTACTTCAAAGCTATGCCATACCTGTTtgcagaagcagaagatgtATGATAAGGGAGGCCTTGTCAGTCGAGTGCGAACATCATGTTCCAATCTACGTGGGATTCCAATGTATGGGAATTATACCGGTAGAGTAGTTTTCTGTTCGTGAGGCAGTTGAGAGACTGGTTGCAGGTGTTCGTGATTACGCCTGAGCAGCTTTCAATGGTGTCCCTTGTCATTAGCGAGAGTACAAGCGATTGTTGAAACGTCATCTACTCCTCTCGGTTATACAACCATGTTTCACGACATATGTtaacatcctttgatcgcAATGACGTGTCTGCCGTCGGAATTGCTAATGACATCTTGCTTTGAAAGATATCATCCTCTAGGCTTACACTGTTCAGCAACTGAAAATTGTGTCTTAAGTGGCAAGATATTGTTATTCCGTCTGATTTGCCTTTCGATTACCTTCAAAACTGTTGGGTCACACGACGCGTTAAGATGGTCGATACTTCAGACCATTCAGCATCGTCTGCAAGCCTCTCAGGAGCTTCCTCCTGGGATCAACAACTTCACACAAGCAGATCTTCCAGTAttgcttcctcctcttcacgAATGAACAGGGGAGATGAAGGCTTGTATTCTCGTTTTAACACTTCTCCAGCTGGTACACCCCTTCCGACCCCCTTAGATACGGGGGAGAAAAATGATCCTCTCGCCACTTCTCCTAATTCCAAGTCCACTCACTGCATATTGGAAAACACAGCATCTCCTACGCCTAGATACGAGAAGCCAAATCCCTTCGAATCAGCTCATCGAACGAAAATCACCAAGCAGGGAAGTATGGCTTTGTCAGGCGATAGGGATACAACTCCAACTAGTTGGGTAGAAGTCCGTCAGTCGCTCTCGCTGAGCTCAGTCGTTGGTCAGCCCAATTCAAGAGAGATGGAGCTCGCGAAGTAAGTTGAAAATCGGTTTTGGAGGATTTATGACTGATATCGAGTAGACACTGCTTTTTCCAGATCATGAAAGCAGTAGAGACTACGCCGATGAGTGGTCAATCGCAGAGGAAGGAATCGGGAGCAAGCAGTCCAGCGGAATGATCACGAGAATCTGGATGatatgagatgatgaagtgatatGCATATAGTGTAGCCCTGGATAGCTCGATTTATCGATGAACCATTGCCTGGGGAATTTATTGATCAGAGCGACTCCTCTAAGTTGATAGTTTTGAGCATCGACTCACATCATATCTGACTCTCCGTTAATTCCTTGCCACCCCCATATACCCTTCCACTAGGTTCTAACCCATTACCTTCtgatctcctcctcttcctcaaaACCTCCCCTTCAGCCTTCGTAACATTTGCGACAAGCACCAGCTCCTTCACTTTCAGTATTCTACCCGCTGTCGTCTCGCCATAAGGATGTAAAGCCGATTCACGTAGTCTATACAGTCCCAATGCTTCTAGTGTCTTTCGAGATGAGGCTGGTAAGCCGATAGGTGAACGTATAAGCGTTATAAGATGGTGTGTAGGTGTAACAGATGGAGACGTAGATGAGGACGCAGATGAGGAAGCGATGTTCGATATTTGGTGGAGTGCCCGAGAACGGAACATGTTGAGTACTGTGGTCTTGATAGTACGCACAGCGTGTGGGATATTTCTGATACTTGTATTTAGGCCGTCTGATTTATAAATGTTGTTTGATGATCGTATGTAAAAGATCTCTCGACGGCTCGTCTCGAAATTTCAGTGAAATAACAGATCGAAGAGGTCTTACCAGGAGCGGAATCAAATTAGCGCTGTGTGGCACTGCACTACTCGCTACTTGCTACAAGGCAGGATGAACACCATTAGGGCATGGATGTATGCATTATGTATACCTATACTTGAATTGCGcacatcatcattttcatgCAAGTAATGAGATACCTTGCGAGACGTTCTCCTTTCCTATTACGACTAAAAAGATTTCTATATGGGAACACAAAGAGGTCGAAGACGAAAAGTGATACAGATTGACGACAGGATAAAGCCCAAAGTTGGTTATAGGTCCACTTCCAAGAACCAGCATCTACTACATTCAAAAGGACCGAAGGGGATGAAGCCGCCCTCGTGAAACGAACACGCTATCTGCCTGCGACGAATAGGGAAAGTTTTCACAAAGGATTTCGACGAACATCGTAGATAACGAGTGGCAGAACAAAAAGAGGAACACAAAAAGGAACACAAAAAGGGGTTATTCTCCTTGACAGGTTTGAACTGCCGACATTTGTGAAAACAGGCAACCTCATAAGCACAAAACTCTAACCACTGAGCTAAAGGAGACCAATTTTTGACAAAATTTTAGGGATTCTCGGCAGCCAAAGTTTATTTTGAATATATAGAGCTCTTTCAGCCCGAATTACAGCACTTCTATCCAAAGCTCTAATGATCGGATGCTTTATGCGTCGACTCTAGCACCCCGTTGGTGACACCGAATTGCTGACCAGTTTCCTGCTTTATCAATACGGTAGCCGGGTATATACTATATTATATGTATCAGTAAGACATGGAGTCGACAAATCGCAATGATCGTAATGTGGAGATGACTGTGGCGCAGTCCCTCAGAGGATCGATTGTCTAACAGGCTAATTCTCTGTGGGAATGAGGTGTTAGAGATGCCTGATTACTGAAAGCGTGCATTTCTTGGGAACTGTGGTAGCGTCAGCAAGCGAATCCTGTCTCACAATCTTTCTCTATATCATGCCCAAGAGCTGTGGCGGATGCTCCCCTTGACGTGAAACCTCAGTCTACTGTAGAGTAGTCCTTTACCATACAAAGGCTGCTTTTGGTTTCTGTTCAAAGGCTCTTAGAGTGCTAAAGAAAGGAGCTGTGAACATTTCTCCCACCGATGAGATGCCGGTGACGGGCAGACGCATTTTCTTGGCCATCAGTAATGAGGATACGGCTTGGTCCGGGATGCCGATGATCTTGGTACAACAGGATAAAGTAGCATACATGGTATAAGGCAGGCATTCTCAGACCGACATCCCACTCAAATCGCACTGTCAAGTCAAATCTAGCACGATAAATCGAAACAGTGAACAATGTGGGGGCAGCTGGATAGGATCCTATAGTATGGACCAAAAAGGTATCGAGACATGTACATGATccatatgaagaagagaacgacATTCACAAAAGAATAAACCGTGACATATACCCAGTATTCCCATGTAGCGCGCACACACTTCTGGATATCTCAAATGGTGATTACTTGAGCCGAAACCCAAGCGTTGTCCATGAGTGGTTCGGGGAACGAGAACATTTTGTCGTATCGTCGGAGCTCAAGGGCCATGATGACCCCATGGATACAAGTGGCCACCCATTCTTCGAACGACTCAATCCAACCTACCTGGGTATGGGCGAACTGGTTACTCGAACCACCTTCTACCTTCTCCTCGGATTTacccctttccttctccgaTTCTGGATAATTGTCCATCCATTTTCCATTGGTTCCAGTGTTAGGAGCGTTGGGCTGGCGGGTTTGATGGGATGAGCTGAGCACATAGGCAAAGTCGAAAAAATGGCCTTTGAGTATAGGAACCGTGATAAGGTAACTTGCCAGAATAGGATTCGTTGGATCGCATAGCAACCATTCACCACTTCTTACCAGCTGAAAATTGTCCACACAACCTCCAATTGCCGGTTCCCTCTTCCTAAATTCATTTACCATGTTATAGACAAGTTTTTCCAGGTCGTTGATCGAGTACCTTGTTTTGCCGATGAAGAGAGCAATGGTGTCCATGTTCGTAAAGGGAAGGTACTTCGGGACTTTCCTTAGGGTCAGCTGGTATCGAGCTGAAGGTATATCCTCTTGAAGATTGACCGAGAGTACATAGGGAGAATTTTTGACCGCCCACGGGTCATGTACAGCAGTACGACCAGTTACTACTCGATTCATTCTGTCAAGCTTAAGGCCCCAAGCTTTATACCAGGTATGATTGTTGGCAGAGAACCAAGTTTCCAGTACTTTGTTGAGCTCGGATTCAGTGAAGAGATGAACGGATTCATTCACTGGACTCAACTCGAAGGACATGATGGTGGCTTTGTCCTCGTCCCACGAGCATGTACCATCGAAAAACCATTTGAGGTGCTTTTGTGGAGACACAAGAGCGGAGTAAGAGCAGGCAAGATAATCGATGGTGTCTGTGGCACTTTCCGGTTGaagggtggtggtggaagcTGAAGTGGTGATGGGAGTTGTGGTGGCGCCAGCATCAGGGGAGAAAGCGATGGCAAAATCGCTAGTTGTAGTGAGTATGCCAGAAGCACTTTTCGCTGTTGAATCTTCGAGGAGAGCCGAAGTGATGCTTTCAGAATTATGAACAGCAATGCAAGTCTCCTTCGTCAACCTCTGATTCTTGGCACACTTCATTTCTTTGGCCAGCCTACGTCTCGATCGTTTCAGGCGAACCAATGCTTCTGCAGGCCGCTCTTTCGACTCGTACGCCAAGTGCCCTAGATCATGTCGGTTCTTGCATTGAATCCAAGATTGCCACGTGTCTGTCTTGATGGCGCGAATGGCCCCTTTGAACAGCTTCAGCTCATGACGAAGGTGCTGCTCTTTCAACGGAATAAAATCATTAGGATTTCTTGGCGGACCTGAATGGTGCAGAGAGGCAGTGGTGGATTTTGATTCGATTGTGGATTCCGCTGTGGGTTTGGGGAGGGTGATGGCTGGGGTGGCGGGAGAGCAACAAGTATGTGTGGTCTGCATGACGAATCTAGTTTCGAGCAGTCGATCTTCAACTTCCGAATGGGAGATGATTTAGGCAGTGAGGTTTGGCAGTTGTATCTTACGTATATGTACACTTATTTGTGTTGAGCAAGTGACGAATGTTTTGTTAGTGGTACGTTCGAGTTGTATCTATAGCCAGGGGAGTGacttatatatatatatatacgtcCAAGATTGAAGGAGAAAATGGCACCTTTTCACTCAGCTGGTAGATGACACATACAGCGCAGTCTGGGAGACTTGGGAATGTTTCATCAACAATAGAATATTGTTCAGTATCAAAGGCTGAAATGTTGGATGGTCAGGAATATCCGATGCTTATgacaagaggaagaaatcACTCTGAAATGTTTGTCGACAGGCAGTTCGTACTCCTTTTCTTCATCGAACGCAAGACCTTGAGGTAGCTTAGGACACCGCCATCAAAAATGGAACTGGAACCAATTCGGCGCGAAACACGGGGTCCAACGTTTCAAAACTAGTATATTGTCATTGACAAGTGTTTGTTTGACGAGTTAAGTTGATTTGATCGAACCTTGTCGCTATCGACGCTATCTACTGATACTGTACACTTTTGGAACTCATTCAGTCGTTCAGCTCAATCCTACTACTATCCGGGGGATCAGCACCATAGTTTCACACCGGCCAAGAGGCAAAGGAACCAGCACTGGACGCTGCAAGTCTTGTTCTCTAAATTGCCACGAATGTAGCATATGATCGTGCCTGGACAAACTCACGACTCGGAATTCGTCCCAAAATCGAGTCCGACTCCTCGCATATAGATAACGATTTTAACACTTGCATCTCCCTTGATTCCTTTACGAATCTCTTTCTGCCCCTCACTCGTGCACACTACTTACACCTACCGTACAAGATGTCATCCCTCGCTCGACCAGCTGCTCATGCGGCTCGACGAGCTCCCCGACGAGCCCAACCCGATAACACCCTTTTCCGAAACTCGactcctccacctcatctcctcACTCTCGCAGACCTCTCACCAGCCCAGATCAAGACACTGATCCAGAATGCATTGGCTATGAAGTATGTCAGCAAGCATCGATCTCCGAAAGCTCTCATCTCGAGTTTGGACAAGAGGACAATCGCTATGATCTTCAGTAAACGATCAACCAGGACTCGAGTCGCTTCTGAAACTTCTGTTCAAGCACTAGGTGGACACCCCATGTTCTtaggtaaagatgatatcCAATTAGGTGTGAATGAGACATTGGAGGATACTGCTAGGGTTGTAGGTAGTATGGTGGATGGTATCATGGCCAGAGTAGGAGGACATcatgaggttgaggtgggtttttctttttctcacCCAAACATCGAATGTCATTCGGGTGATATATCACTGATACCCATGACAATCCACTTGTATAGACACTTGCCAAATACTCACCCGTACCAATAATCAACGCTCTCTCAGACTTGTACCACCCCACTCAGATCCTCGCCGACATCATGGCGTTACACGAACATTACGCCCCGGCACCCAACCCACCTGAAAAGGCAGCCGAGGGTGAGGGAACTCATACCTCCATCTTGAAGTACTTCCAATCTACTGTTGACCCACTCAAGACTCTCAAAGGCAAGAAAGTGGCCTGGGTAGGGGATAGTAATAACATCTCGAACGAGTTGTTGGTCACCCTCCCTAGATTAGGTATGGAATTCAGTTTGGCTGCGCCAAAGGGTTATGATAAGGTTGATGAGAGAGTTTGGGCGAGGGTGTAAGTGAAAGCTTTCTTCATGATCTTTAAAATGACATGCTTCATTGTGATAGAACCATCTCATTTGCCCCATTTCACCTACTCCATTCATTTCTTACCTGTCATGACGCCCGCTAACACCTTCCTCGTGCACAGGATCGAAGCAGGTACGCAATCCCTCGtgaaactcaccaacacTCCCTCCGAAGCCCTTGTGAACGCCGACGTCGTAGTCACCGATACCTGGATCTCAATGggtcaagaacaagaaaagGTTGAACGTCTAAAAGCTTTCGAGggatatcaaatcaccaatAAGATGGTCAACGATGCCGGTGCGAAAGAAGACTGGAGGTTCTTGCATTGTCTACCAAGGAAAcaggaagaagtggatgatgaggtatttTATGGACCTAGGAGTTTGGTTTTCCCAGAGGCTGAGAATAGGAAATGGACAATCATGGCTTGTTTTGAGTGAGTGAACTGGGTGTTGGTGATTTTTTAAGACTTGGGCTGATaggatcaatctcatcttaGTATGCTTTACGGTCAATGGAGATTACCTTAGAAGTATCCACCGAGTCGGAGTACAGGTCACATACATGGAATACAGGAATGAATGGACAACAACTACAACTAtctctgatgatgatatggtatgtcCATGATACGAAATGAATTGCAATATATCTATGTCAAAGAACGGTCATATACGACACAAAGCAGCACCCAAGAAACACAAATGGAATTAAGCAGAATGATGAACAAGCAGACTTCCAGTCACAAGCTAAGGAGGTAACCTCTCTCAAGAGAATGccgatgatcatgaatatCCTCTAACCACTTGTTGATtcgtttcttcttatcaATCTCTTCAGGCGATTCGGTTGGTGTTCGAGATGATGGTCCTGGTGAATTGAAGTAACCCTGAAGAGcggtcgaagctgaagatctaTATCGGGCAAGTCTTAGTAAGAGTTCTTCAGATGACCTCCCGCTCGAGCACCATAACCAATTTTCGATTATCGACTTCCGAATatccctttcatctttgatgtTGAGTAAGATATTGACGAACTGTAAGTACTTGGAAGGAATGGATATGGGAGAAGCGAAGATCGGTACGACGAGCTGTGAGTAGAAGATACGTGATTTGTCATTTTAAGGCGGTTGGTCGATGTATCACATCACACTCACCACCTTCCCGCCGGTCAAGAAGCCCATGACCACCTCTACCCAATCTGCCAGAACCCTAATCCCAAAGACATATCTTGTCTCCCTGACATGAAGCTGGCAATCTACTGGGTCGGTTTGTATAGCTTGTGAGTACAAGGCATGGTATAGCTTCAAAGCGAGTAAGATGGAAGTATCGTTCTCCAATCGAGTGTTGTTAAAATCAGATGTACCGGTGTTGAGGTGTACTAACACGTATGGAAACCATGATCCGAACAGATCTAATTATTACCCAAACATATCAGCTCCTTTCCCACTCCCTATTGGATCTTAGAATCATAGTCACCATCGTTTGAGTTTACGAGGATATCCCTTGACAAAGCGTATACGGCCGTACTAAGATTGACAGGTTCACTATAGTGATTTTTACTTATACGAAGCGCAACCGGTGCGAAACCAATCTGCAAGTCGGTTTCACGTAGAGCCAGAGGCCAGAGATGCAATTCATTTACGATCCGAAAACTCGTTTTGACATTTGAGCTGGAGATTGAAGAGCATGAGTTGCACTAGATCAGATCGGGAGCTGGATCAATCAAGTTGATGGAAATGGACCTCGCAAACTTACCTGATATCAAACGATTTGGtttcctcattctcatagAAGACAAGATGGAATATTTCTGCGTATACCCCACGAAGTTGTTTCTCATCCCGGAGATTTGTTGTCGCCTCAGTGAGCAGGGAGAAAATCCGGTGAAGGTTCtgtgatattgatgatatctctaATTCGTCATCTTGGTAATAGAGTCTGAACCAGGTGGGAACATATTGTCCGATAAAAGCGAGTTCAGCCAGGAAAGCTGAAGTCTTTTCAAACGActaaagaggatgaagatccacGGTGTCAATGTCTACGAATTTCAAAGTCGTCGCGTTTGGGTGATATACACCTACGATCTGAAACGTCCCTGCCAACGTCACCTCTCTGTCCGTCCCCTCCAGGATTCTAGCTATATGCCAAGCGATATCCTCCGGTACCTGA
Coding sequences:
- a CDS encoding ribosomal protein L30, with amino-acid sequence MFRSRALHQISNIASSSASSSTSPSVTPTHHLITLIRSPIGLPASSRKTLEALGLYRLRESALHPYGETTAGRILKVKELVLVANVTKAEGEVLRKRRRSEGNGLEPSGRVYGGGKELTESQI